A stretch of the Halodesulfovibrio sp. MK-HDV genome encodes the following:
- a CDS encoding efflux RND transporter periplasmic adaptor subunit, whose amino-acid sequence MQKLISQICAMLIVASVLVSLTACSNGEASDTTENVQTAKEYVVNVKVETLIPAAITDKIMLPGETEAMYDVALAAEQDGLIEWVGVTEGDSVAANGHIVRIDLEALKAAKDRADANLTMKKHQLNRRRKLYKSNVLSREELEQAETEFTVAETNLREAEVKYEHGIVVSPVSGVVNKVNVDPGEYVSKGNPIANIVNVDQIKITFSVPEMDVRFLSKGQIAPVVFDAYPNEKWSGVVDFVAWKADPATRTFPVRIIVKNADGRIRPGMIARASFVRRALSDIVSVPLFSVIDKGGERIAFIEKDGVAEARTVTLGVIDGDRVQIIAGLNVGEKLIVAGQREVEDGVKVDVR is encoded by the coding sequence ATGCAGAAATTGATTTCCCAAATTTGTGCGATGCTGATTGTTGCAAGCGTGCTCGTAAGTCTGACGGCATGTAGCAATGGTGAAGCAAGCGACACGACAGAGAATGTGCAGACTGCAAAAGAATATGTTGTAAATGTTAAGGTTGAAACTCTGATTCCAGCTGCAATTACAGATAAAATTATGCTGCCGGGTGAAACAGAGGCGATGTACGATGTAGCACTGGCCGCAGAACAAGACGGACTCATTGAGTGGGTTGGTGTAACAGAAGGGGATTCTGTTGCGGCAAACGGGCATATTGTTCGTATTGATCTTGAAGCATTGAAAGCTGCAAAAGATCGTGCTGATGCAAACCTTACAATGAAAAAGCACCAACTTAACCGCCGTAGAAAGCTTTACAAAAGTAACGTTCTTTCACGCGAAGAGTTGGAGCAGGCTGAAACAGAATTTACTGTCGCTGAAACAAATCTGCGAGAAGCAGAAGTTAAATACGAGCACGGTATTGTTGTTTCTCCTGTTTCCGGTGTTGTGAACAAAGTTAATGTTGATCCGGGTGAATATGTTTCTAAAGGCAATCCTATAGCAAACATTGTGAACGTTGATCAGATTAAAATTACGTTCAGTGTGCCGGAAATGGACGTACGCTTTCTTTCTAAAGGGCAGATCGCACCAGTTGTGTTTGATGCCTACCCGAACGAGAAATGGAGCGGCGTGGTTGATTTCGTTGCATGGAAAGCAGATCCAGCAACCCGTACTTTCCCGGTTAGAATTATTGTTAAAAATGCAGACGGTCGTATTCGTCCGGGTATGATTGCGCGTGCAAGTTTTGTACGTCGTGCGTTGAGCGATATCGTATCTGTTCCACTATTTTCTGTTATCGATAAAGGCGGAGAACGTATCGCATTTATTGAAAAAGATGGCGTAGCAGAAGCCCGTACAGTTACTCTTGGCGTTATTGATGGCGACAGAGTGCAGATTATTGCCGGTTTGAATGTCGGTGAAAAACTGATTGTAGCAGGACAGCGAGAAGTTGAAGACGGCGTGAAGGTGGATGTTCGATGA
- a CDS encoding Cache 3/Cache 2 fusion domain-containing protein — MELNFNRKLIGSVLLVIVTLLGVLSWNNYSVSHSALVKLGDQFISTMVVGLKDSVEMQHQITLEKLETDVSVFDDEIENHGGLRVNSQKTVTTTITNQISKKSESVTIPVLQLGAEDSATVLNASNKLVDKVQEMVGGTATIFQALPGKLLRVSTNVKKLDGNRATGTYIPASSAVYKTVMNGQTFRGRAYVVNAWYVTIYKPLKDSSGNVIAVVYCGRPMMTPPLLEMIKKITYDGHGYPFIVRSDGSFVYHPDAALMADGNLNDTEAGKIMMKNKNGFTQYEYNGTKRLSFSQTIESRDWLIYFTIPEKYLSLGADETLQKLSIASISGGILISSLVLIFLLRSLLRPLEELGNTTKKIAAGDLNARTDYHLNDAIGSTVTSVNTMVAELKAKLGFSEGVLKGIPTPCSIIGPDFTVSWSNQHLCDLIGKTGTPESYVGVSSGKFFYNDNSYETLSDKAIRTEQSLQNDIEYKHPDGNILYIAVSTTPFYDMDGKLLGSVAFWHDMTEIHENESVIIRQNERIADTAAQAHSIADQVSSAAEELSAQVEQCRVGASTQAARVGESAIAIEEMNSTTLEVARNASDAAENADNARKIAEEGATVVSQVTTSTEEVHSHASLMQKTLTELGAQADGVGNIISVINDIADQTNLLALNAAIEAARAGEAGRGFAVVADEVRKLAEKTMNATKEVESVVQGIQKSTHGTLDHMSDVAELVESTTAQTHNAGKALGQIVDTVMETSDRVRSIATAAEEQSAAAEQIAGAAGEVNRLADESALALTESSHAVVELSRLAQSLKTLIDDLQQ; from the coding sequence ATGGAGCTAAACTTTAATCGTAAATTGATCGGCTCTGTATTGCTTGTAATTGTCACACTGTTAGGTGTTCTTAGTTGGAACAACTACTCAGTTTCACATAGTGCACTGGTAAAACTTGGTGACCAGTTTATCAGCACAATGGTTGTGGGACTAAAAGACAGTGTGGAAATGCAGCACCAAATTACACTTGAAAAACTCGAAACCGATGTAAGTGTTTTTGATGATGAAATCGAAAACCACGGGGGGTTACGTGTAAATTCACAAAAAACTGTAACAACTACTATCACCAATCAAATCAGCAAAAAGTCTGAATCCGTAACAATTCCAGTCCTTCAGCTTGGAGCAGAGGATTCCGCTACGGTGCTGAATGCCAGCAACAAACTTGTTGATAAAGTCCAGGAAATGGTCGGTGGTACTGCAACAATTTTTCAGGCACTTCCGGGAAAACTTCTACGTGTTTCCACCAACGTAAAGAAACTCGACGGTAACCGTGCAACTGGCACATACATTCCTGCCAGCAGCGCAGTGTACAAGACAGTTATGAACGGTCAAACCTTCCGCGGCAGAGCCTATGTAGTAAACGCATGGTACGTAACAATATACAAGCCACTCAAAGATTCCAGCGGCAACGTAATTGCAGTTGTGTACTGTGGTAGACCAATGATGACCCCGCCTCTGCTCGAAATGATTAAAAAGATCACCTACGATGGGCATGGGTATCCGTTTATTGTGCGCTCTGACGGTAGTTTCGTATATCATCCGGACGCAGCGCTCATGGCCGACGGAAATTTGAATGACACAGAAGCCGGTAAGATTATGATGAAGAACAAAAACGGCTTCACTCAATACGAATACAACGGCACAAAACGTCTCTCATTTTCTCAGACTATTGAATCCAGAGACTGGCTGATTTATTTCACAATACCGGAAAAGTACTTGAGCCTTGGTGCCGATGAAACCTTGCAAAAGTTAAGCATTGCAAGCATTTCCGGCGGCATTCTCATCTCAAGCCTTGTTCTTATATTCCTGCTGCGTAGTTTGCTCCGACCTCTCGAAGAGTTGGGGAACACCACAAAGAAAATTGCAGCGGGCGACCTGAATGCACGAACTGATTATCATCTTAATGACGCTATCGGAAGTACTGTTACTTCAGTTAATACAATGGTTGCAGAACTTAAGGCCAAACTTGGGTTCTCTGAAGGTGTTCTAAAGGGCATTCCGACTCCGTGTTCCATCATCGGACCGGACTTCACAGTCTCTTGGTCTAATCAGCATCTTTGTGATTTAATCGGAAAAACTGGAACTCCCGAAAGTTATGTAGGAGTTAGCTCCGGTAAGTTCTTCTATAACGATAACAGCTATGAAACCCTGTCTGACAAGGCCATCCGTACTGAACAGTCATTACAGAATGACATTGAGTACAAACATCCTGACGGGAATATTCTCTACATTGCTGTCAGCACCACTCCGTTCTATGACATGGATGGTAAGCTGCTTGGTTCAGTAGCATTCTGGCATGATATGACAGAGATTCATGAAAACGAGTCTGTCATTATTCGTCAGAATGAGCGTATTGCCGACACTGCTGCACAGGCACATTCCATTGCGGATCAAGTGTCCTCTGCTGCTGAAGAATTGTCTGCACAGGTAGAACAATGTAGAGTCGGCGCCTCCACTCAGGCTGCGCGCGTTGGTGAATCTGCCATCGCTATCGAAGAAATGAACTCTACTACCCTTGAAGTAGCTAGAAACGCATCTGATGCCGCAGAAAATGCTGATAATGCTCGGAAAATAGCCGAAGAAGGTGCAACTGTTGTATCTCAGGTTACGACATCAACAGAAGAAGTGCATTCCCACGCCAGCTTAATGCAAAAGACGCTTACGGAGTTAGGAGCACAGGCTGACGGGGTTGGTAATATTATCAGTGTTATTAATGACATTGCAGACCAGACAAACTTGCTCGCACTAAACGCTGCAATTGAAGCTGCACGAGCAGGAGAGGCTGGACGAGGCTTTGCAGTTGTTGCAGATGAAGTCCGCAAGCTTGCTGAAAAAACAATGAATGCAACTAAAGAAGTTGAGTCTGTCGTGCAGGGCATCCAAAAAAGCACCCACGGCACTCTCGACCATATGAGTGACGTTGCTGAACTTGTAGAAAGCACCACTGCCCAGACACATAATGCGGGCAAGGCGTTAGGACAAATTGTAGATACGGTTATGGAAACTTCAGACAGGGTGCGATCCATCGCTACGGCTGCCGAAGAACAATCCGCAGCAGCAGAACAAATTGCCGGAGCAGCAGGTGAGGTCAACCGCCTTGCGGATGAATCCGCATTGGCTCTTACTGAGTCTTCGCACGCAGTTGTTGAGCTTTCCAGACTAGCTCAGAGTTTGAAAACGCTTATTGATGATCTCCAACAGTAA
- a CDS encoding glycerophosphodiester phosphodiesterase family protein, translating into MFTEKANECITHAHRGARAYAPENTMPAFHIAHELGAEAIELDVNLTKDGYAVIFHDYVLTRTTNIAELPHLQKHGEKTGIHHLTLEEVRTLDAGKWYAESDPHAQIKNGTISAETASTFTGTTIPTLDELLIFIKQSGMLLNLEIKDQTTIDDHSHTIVHIVLEKILKHDVKEQTMISSFNHDYLQTIHTEMPDMPLGVLTEKRIEQPVEYCKKLNASAYHPCRTFTTADDIKALREAGLMVNIWTINCEHELYAFANWGTSGLISDFPDRAIAAIQKVISS; encoded by the coding sequence GTGTTTACAGAAAAAGCTAACGAATGCATTACGCATGCGCATCGTGGAGCACGAGCTTACGCTCCGGAAAATACCATGCCCGCGTTTCATATAGCCCATGAACTTGGTGCTGAAGCGATTGAGCTTGATGTAAACCTGACTAAGGATGGGTACGCGGTCATTTTCCATGACTACGTGCTCACCCGCACCACCAACATTGCAGAACTTCCCCATCTGCAAAAGCATGGCGAAAAAACAGGAATCCATCACCTGACACTCGAAGAAGTGCGAACGCTTGATGCAGGCAAGTGGTACGCAGAAAGCGACCCACACGCGCAGATTAAAAACGGCACGATTTCCGCTGAAACTGCGTCAACATTTACCGGCACGACCATTCCTACATTGGACGAACTGCTCATTTTTATTAAACAGTCTGGTATGCTGCTCAATCTTGAGATCAAAGATCAGACTACAATTGATGATCACAGCCATACCATCGTGCATATAGTCCTCGAAAAAATTCTCAAACACGACGTAAAAGAACAGACAATGATCTCTTCTTTTAACCACGACTATTTACAAACTATTCATACAGAAATGCCGGACATGCCTTTAGGGGTTTTGACTGAAAAGCGCATTGAACAGCCTGTTGAATACTGTAAAAAGCTTAACGCTTCCGCATACCATCCATGCCGCACTTTTACGACAGCCGATGACATCAAAGCCCTGCGCGAAGCCGGACTCATGGTTAATATCTGGACAATTAATTGCGAACATGAATTATACGCCTTTGCCAACTGGGGAACCAGCGGCCTTATCTCCGACTTCCCAGACCGTGCCATTGCCGCCATACAAAAAGTAATCTCAAGCTAG
- a CDS encoding TetR/AcrR family transcriptional regulator, whose protein sequence is MDRKIIPAQFKEIARNYYKSREQALHAWRERRNQAQSALDTRSRIFNTARIIFSQKGHNATVREICTAANANVSAVNYHFGNKNKLLAAVLEEFLHEVRGIYPLHGGLTDSAEPEERLFGFTLACVSGMLISHGDEYWELNKLLLDAFINDFEEFLHVSEKDWLELRGGVIPIIDTMTGNVWGPKQLDSLTSGYFSQLFFYAMHIDDLLLARNQTVFTDDEVFGIAQHITAFSIGGIKNYSELMDAEIDFPNLCDADCCKRARKSDGM, encoded by the coding sequence ATGGATAGAAAAATAATTCCCGCACAGTTTAAAGAAATTGCGCGTAATTATTATAAATCGCGGGAACAGGCGTTACACGCATGGAGAGAGCGGCGTAATCAAGCGCAAAGTGCGTTGGATACCCGTAGCCGTATTTTTAATACGGCCCGCATCATTTTTTCTCAAAAGGGACACAACGCAACAGTGCGTGAGATTTGTACTGCTGCAAATGCTAATGTGTCTGCTGTAAATTATCATTTTGGTAATAAAAATAAGTTGTTGGCTGCTGTTTTAGAAGAGTTCTTGCATGAGGTTCGGGGGATATACCCGTTGCATGGTGGATTAACAGATTCTGCTGAACCGGAAGAACGATTGTTTGGTTTTACATTGGCTTGTGTGAGTGGAATGCTTATCTCGCATGGTGATGAGTATTGGGAACTTAACAAGCTGCTGCTTGATGCCTTCATTAATGATTTTGAAGAATTCTTGCATGTCTCTGAGAAAGATTGGCTCGAATTACGCGGGGGAGTTATCCCGATTATCGACACAATGACAGGGAATGTATGGGGTCCAAAACAACTTGATTCATTGACAAGCGGCTATTTTTCACAGCTTTTTTTCTACGCAATGCATATTGATGACTTATTGTTAGCTCGAAATCAGACAGTTTTCACTGATGATGAAGTCTTCGGTATTGCACAACATATTACTGCCTTCTCTATTGGAGGCATTAAGAACTATTCGGAGTTGATGGATGCAGAAATTGATTTCCCAAATTTGTGCGATGCTGATTGTTGCAAGCGTGCTCGTAAGTCTGACGGCATGTAG